A portion of the Pseudomonas sp. GR 6-02 genome contains these proteins:
- a CDS encoding Y-family DNA polymerase, producing the protein MRWVCIVFPQLALDAVLRQRPDPDEPLALLTGPAQRRVLQAVNGAARALGLRPGQSMTAAQALSKGFVTAEYDAAEIEHWQQFLAAWAYRFSSQVSVHYPRAVVFEIESSLGLFGPWPQFEARLRAELAELGFRHRIVAAPNPVAARVLANVYDGLVVPDNQALQHHLGQLPVDRIALEPSVATALSRMGLRTLSQVQALPRHSLARRFEAQVLKHLDSLFGERRLALAFYLPPDRFDVRIELNFDVQSHQALLFPLRRLTGDLSAFLCGRDSGVQRFDLHLEHAGLPDTVIKVGLLSAERDPAMLFELARGRLEQVQVEAPVRGFRLRAEDLPAFVPQRQELFDDRPQQSLPWEQLRERLRARLGDDAVQGLRFQADHRPECAWQTTVDSQACEGLPAVQRPGWLLTEPQAVHESSTRILMGPERIESGWWDGDDVRRDYYLIETRSGQQGWAYRAVGEDGPLWLQGWFA; encoded by the coding sequence ATGCGCTGGGTGTGCATTGTCTTCCCGCAATTGGCGCTGGACGCGGTACTGCGTCAGCGCCCCGACCCCGATGAGCCGTTGGCGCTGCTGACCGGCCCGGCCCAGCGGCGGGTGCTGCAGGCGGTCAACGGTGCGGCACGGGCGCTGGGTTTGCGACCCGGTCAGTCGATGACCGCCGCCCAGGCGCTGAGCAAAGGGTTCGTCACCGCCGAATACGATGCCGCCGAAATCGAACATTGGCAGCAGTTCCTGGCCGCCTGGGCCTATCGGTTCAGCTCCCAGGTCAGCGTGCATTACCCGCGCGCCGTGGTGTTTGAAATCGAATCCAGCCTGGGCTTGTTCGGCCCTTGGCCGCAGTTCGAGGCGCGGCTGCGCGCCGAGCTCGCTGAGCTGGGGTTTCGCCATCGGATTGTCGCCGCGCCAAATCCGGTGGCGGCGCGGGTGCTGGCCAACGTTTATGACGGTCTGGTGGTGCCGGACAATCAAGCCTTGCAGCATCACCTCGGGCAACTGCCCGTCGATCGCATTGCCCTGGAGCCCAGCGTTGCTACGGCGTTATCGCGCATGGGGCTGCGCACCTTGAGTCAGGTGCAGGCGCTGCCCCGGCATAGTCTGGCCCGGCGTTTCGAGGCCCAGGTGCTCAAGCATCTGGACAGCCTGTTCGGTGAGCGGCGGCTGGCGCTGGCGTTTTACCTGCCGCCGGACCGTTTCGATGTGCGCATCGAACTCAATTTCGATGTGCAATCCCATCAGGCATTGTTGTTTCCTTTAAGGCGATTGACCGGCGATCTGTCGGCGTTCCTCTGCGGCCGGGACAGCGGCGTGCAACGTTTCGACTTGCACCTGGAACACGCCGGCTTGCCGGACACCGTGATCAAGGTCGGCCTGCTCAGCGCCGAGCGCGATCCGGCGATGCTGTTCGAACTGGCCCGAGGGCGGCTGGAACAGGTTCAGGTCGAAGCCCCGGTGCGCGGTTTTCGTCTGCGCGCCGAAGATCTGCCGGCCTTCGTGCCCCAGCGTCAGGAGCTGTTCGACGACCGTCCGCAGCAGTCCTTGCCCTGGGAGCAACTGCGTGAACGCTTGCGCGCACGGCTGGGGGATGACGCGGTGCAGGGCTTGCGCTTCCAGGCCGATCACCGGCCGGAATGCGCGTGGCAGACCACTGTCGACAGCCAGGCCTGCGAGGGGCTGCCTGCCGTGCAACGTCCAGGCTGGTTGCTGACTGAACCGCAGGCGGTACACGAAAGCTCGACGCGCATCCTCATGGGGCCGGAGCGCATCGAGTCCGGCTGGTGGGACGGCGACGACGTGCGCCGCGATTACTACCTGATCGAAACCCGTTCCGGTCAGCAGGGCTGGGCCTATCGGGCGGTGGGCGAAGACGGTCCGTTGTGGCTGCAAGGCTGGTTCGCATGA
- a CDS encoding error-prone DNA polymerase codes for MAARLVRMSVDYAELHCLSNFSFQRGASSALELFQRAKKQGYQALAITDECTLAGIVRAWQAAKTVELPLIIGSEIRIENGPKLVLLVENLEGYQALCRLITRARRRTQKGQYQVLREDFSEPLPGLLALWAPDAVDDFAQGHWLKQSFAERLWLSVQLHRGQDDTRRLAALLTLARELRIPAVASGDVHMHARGRRALQDTMTAIRHHVPVAEAGLRLHPNGERHLRSLDDLRDLYPQALLDETLNIARRCTFDLGQLRYQYPRELVPEGHTATSWLRVLAEKGIRWRWEKSPKAEVLAQIDKELELIAELGYESYFLTVHDIVNFARQQHILCQGRGSAANSAVCFVLGITEIDPERSTLLFERFLSRERNEPPDIDVDFEHERREEVLQYVFQRYGRARAALTAVVSTYHGAGAIRDVAKALGLPPDQVNALADCCGHWSNQAPPVERLREGGFDPDSPVLRRVLSLTQQLIGFPRHLSQHPGGFVISEQPLDSLVPVENAAMAERTIIQWDKDDLDAVGLLKVDILALGMLSAIRRCFDLLRRHRGRDLSLATVPAEDPQTYEMIGHADTIGVFQIESRAQMSMLPRLKPKNFYDLVIEVAIVRPGPIQGGMVHPYLRRRKGEEEVKYPSKELEAVLKRTLGVPLFQEQVMQIAIVAADYSPGEADQLRRSMAAWKRHGGLEPHKERLADGMKKNGYTAEFAAQIFEQIKGFGDYGFPESHAASFALLTYASCWLKCHEPAAFACALINSWPMGFYSPDQILQDARRHHLQIRPVDVRASDWDCSLEPITGAQPAIRMGLRMIKGFREDDARRIETARSKGAFADIADLGERARLDARAQEQLADAGALRGLAGDRHRARWEVAGVQKQLGLFAGLPSQEEPAVDLPKPTVGEDLQADYASVGTTLGPHPLALLRGELKARRCRSSRELLMVEHGRPVSVAGLVTGRQRPGTASGVTFVTLEDEFGNVNVVVWRDLAERQRQVLVGSQLLKVDGRWEQVGEVRHLIAGRLSDLSSLLDGIHVRSRDFH; via the coding sequence GTGGCTGCAAGGCTGGTTCGCATGAGCGTCGACTATGCCGAGCTGCACTGCCTGTCCAACTTCAGTTTCCAGCGCGGTGCCTCCAGTGCGCTTGAGCTTTTTCAACGGGCGAAAAAGCAGGGCTATCAGGCGCTGGCGATCACCGACGAATGCACCCTGGCGGGTATCGTCCGTGCCTGGCAGGCGGCCAAGACCGTGGAGTTGCCGCTGATCATCGGCAGCGAAATACGTATCGAAAATGGCCCGAAACTGGTGCTGCTGGTGGAAAACCTCGAGGGTTATCAAGCCCTGTGCCGACTGATTACCCGCGCCAGACGCCGCACACAGAAAGGCCAGTATCAGGTGCTGCGGGAGGATTTCAGCGAGCCGTTGCCGGGGCTGTTGGCGTTGTGGGCGCCGGACGCCGTCGATGATTTTGCGCAGGGCCATTGGCTGAAGCAGAGCTTCGCCGAGCGCCTGTGGCTGAGCGTTCAGTTACATCGCGGGCAGGACGACACCCGGCGACTGGCAGCACTGCTGACCCTGGCGCGGGAACTGCGGATCCCGGCGGTGGCCAGCGGCGATGTGCATATGCACGCCCGCGGCCGGCGCGCCTTGCAGGACACCATGACCGCCATCCGCCATCACGTTCCCGTGGCCGAGGCCGGGTTGCGTCTGCACCCCAATGGCGAACGGCATTTGCGCAGCCTCGACGACTTGCGCGATCTCTACCCGCAGGCGCTGCTCGACGAGACGCTGAACATCGCCCGGCGCTGTACTTTCGACCTCGGTCAGTTGCGTTATCAATATCCCCGGGAACTGGTGCCCGAGGGGCACACGGCCACGTCCTGGTTGCGGGTACTGGCAGAAAAGGGGATTCGCTGGCGCTGGGAAAAAAGCCCCAAGGCCGAGGTGTTGGCGCAGATCGACAAGGAACTGGAGCTGATTGCCGAGCTGGGGTACGAGAGTTATTTCCTGACGGTTCACGACATTGTGAATTTCGCCCGCCAGCAACACATCCTTTGCCAGGGCCGCGGTTCTGCCGCCAACTCGGCGGTGTGCTTCGTGCTGGGGATCACGGAGATCGACCCGGAACGCAGCACGCTGCTGTTCGAGCGTTTTCTCTCCAGGGAACGCAACGAACCGCCGGACATCGACGTGGATTTCGAGCATGAGCGGCGCGAAGAAGTCCTGCAGTATGTGTTTCAGCGTTATGGCCGGGCTCGTGCGGCGCTGACGGCGGTGGTCAGCACTTACCACGGTGCCGGCGCAATCCGCGACGTGGCCAAGGCGTTGGGTTTGCCGCCGGATCAGGTCAACGCCCTGGCCGACTGTTGCGGCCACTGGAGTAATCAGGCGCCGCCCGTCGAACGCCTGCGTGAAGGTGGTTTCGACCCCGATAGCCCGGTGTTGCGTCGAGTGCTGAGCCTGACCCAGCAACTGATCGGTTTTCCCCGGCACCTGTCCCAGCACCCCGGCGGTTTCGTGATTTCCGAGCAGCCTCTGGACAGCCTGGTGCCGGTGGAAAACGCCGCCATGGCCGAGCGCACCATCATCCAGTGGGATAAGGACGATCTGGATGCGGTCGGGCTGCTCAAGGTCGATATTCTGGCGCTGGGCATGCTCAGCGCGATTCGCCGTTGTTTCGATTTGCTGCGTCGGCACCGGGGCCGCGACCTGAGCCTGGCGACGGTGCCGGCCGAAGACCCGCAAACCTACGAGATGATCGGCCATGCGGACACCATCGGGGTGTTCCAGATCGAGTCCCGGGCACAGATGTCGATGCTGCCCAGGCTCAAGCCCAAGAACTTCTACGATCTGGTGATCGAGGTGGCGATCGTTCGTCCGGGGCCGATTCAGGGCGGGATGGTGCATCCCTACCTGCGGCGGCGTAAGGGCGAAGAAGAGGTGAAATACCCGTCGAAAGAACTTGAAGCGGTGCTGAAACGTACGCTGGGCGTGCCGCTGTTTCAGGAGCAGGTGATGCAGATCGCGATTGTCGCCGCCGACTACAGCCCCGGCGAGGCTGATCAGTTACGCCGCTCCATGGCGGCCTGGAAGCGCCACGGCGGACTGGAACCGCACAAGGAACGCCTGGCGGACGGAATGAAGAAAAACGGCTACACGGCGGAGTTCGCCGCGCAGATCTTCGAGCAGATCAAAGGCTTCGGCGATTACGGTTTTCCCGAATCCCACGCCGCCAGTTTCGCCTTGCTGACCTACGCCAGTTGCTGGTTGAAATGCCACGAGCCGGCGGCTTTTGCCTGTGCGCTGATCAACAGCTGGCCGATGGGGTTCTACAGCCCGGACCAGATTCTCCAGGACGCCCGCCGCCATCATTTGCAGATTCGCCCGGTGGACGTGCGGGCCAGTGACTGGGATTGCAGCCTGGAACCGATCACCGGCGCGCAGCCGGCGATACGCATGGGGCTGCGGATGATCAAGGGCTTTCGCGAAGACGATGCCCGGCGCATCGAGACGGCAAGGTCGAAAGGGGCGTTTGCCGACATCGCCGACCTCGGCGAGCGGGCACGACTCGATGCTCGCGCCCAGGAGCAACTGGCCGATGCCGGTGCGCTGCGCGGGCTGGCCGGTGACCGGCATCGGGCGCGCTGGGAGGTGGCGGGGGTGCAGAAGCAGCTCGGTTTGTTTGCCGGTCTGCCGAGTCAGGAAGAGCCGGCGGTGGATCTGCCTAAACCCACCGTGGGCGAGGACCTGCAAGCCGATTACGCCAGTGTTGGCACCACCCTCGGCCCGCATCCGCTGGCGTTGCTGCGGGGGGAACTCAAGGCCCGGCGCTGTCGCAGCTCCAGGGAATTGCTGATGGTCGAGCATGGGCGTCCGGTCAGCGTCGCCGGGCTGGTCACCGGTCGACAGCGTCCGGGAACCGCCAGCGGTGTGACCTTCGTGACACTTGAAGACGAATTCGGCAACGTCAACGTGGTGGTCTGGCGCGACCTGGCCGAACGGCAACGGCAGGTATTGGTCGGCTCGCAATTGCTCAAGGTCGACGGGCGCTGGGAACAGGTGGGCGAGGTGCGGCACCTGATTGCCGGACGCTTGAGCGACCTGAGTTCATTGCTCGACGGTATCCATGTGCGCAGTCGGGATTTCCACTGA
- a CDS encoding hybrid sensor histidine kinase/response regulator codes for MQFLDNSHGCTGWSGEMAERIRAFDWSLTELGRIDTWPGSLCSAVQLLLASPLPMVMLWGRPGYMIYNDAYSRFAGGRHPYLLGSPVELGWPEVAEFNRHVVDTCLAGGTLSYHNKALVLLRDGVPEDVWMDLYYSPVSNDDGCPAGVMAMVVETTDHVISERRRQEAENAYRADNERVRLALNAGALLGSFVWDIKADVLSGDERFARTFSYPPGQDLANLPPAIAQMQIHPDDRSWARERMNQSVETGVPYNAEYRVLRPDGSYLWVLASGCCEFNEQGEALRFPGVLIDIHERKIAEESLLKFTRNLEQRVAEEVEARLAAEEQLRQSQKLEAIGGLTGGVAHDFNNLLQVIAGNLHLLARHEPDNANVQRRVGASIAAVERGAKLSSQLLAFARRQPLSPAVCDPRQIFEDLGELLQRALGETIQIKVSAPDDPWHFYVDCNQLENAILNLAINARDAMNGEGTIALSAENIVLDRKFCAGKGIVAGDYVCVTVADSGVGMPPQVLAQAFEPFFTTKADGQGTGLGLSMVFGFVKQSGGHIEISSVVGRGTRVQLYFPRSLRPLPDETMRHAPQHRGGHETILVVEDNEAVRSSAVDLLCEEGYQVLTAANGDLAMQMLLDGATVDLIFTDVVMPGLIKSSDLAAWAKVQNPPVAVLFTSGHTRDIISRDHQLSSDTYLLSKPYGPEALTRMVRTVLGS; via the coding sequence ATGCAGTTTCTAGACAATAGCCACGGTTGTACCGGTTGGAGCGGCGAAATGGCCGAACGCATTCGTGCGTTCGACTGGAGCCTGACCGAACTCGGACGCATCGACACCTGGCCCGGGAGTCTGTGCAGCGCGGTGCAGTTACTGCTCGCTTCACCGCTGCCGATGGTGATGCTGTGGGGCCGCCCCGGTTACATGATCTATAACGACGCCTACTCAAGATTTGCCGGTGGCCGCCATCCTTACCTGCTGGGCTCCCCGGTGGAGTTGGGCTGGCCGGAGGTCGCCGAATTCAATCGGCATGTGGTGGACACCTGTCTTGCGGGCGGCACCTTGTCTTATCACAACAAAGCCCTGGTATTGCTGCGCGACGGCGTTCCCGAAGACGTCTGGATGGACCTTTACTACAGTCCTGTCTCCAATGATGACGGGTGTCCCGCCGGGGTCATGGCAATGGTGGTTGAAACCACTGACCATGTGATTTCCGAACGCCGACGCCAAGAAGCCGAAAACGCCTATCGTGCCGATAATGAAAGGGTTCGCCTGGCCCTCAATGCCGGGGCTTTGCTCGGCTCGTTTGTCTGGGACATCAAGGCTGATGTGCTATCGGGCGACGAGCGATTCGCCCGCACGTTTTCCTATCCGCCAGGCCAGGACCTGGCCAACTTGCCACCAGCCATCGCCCAAATGCAGATTCATCCCGATGATCGCAGCTGGGCCCGGGAGCGGATGAATCAGTCGGTGGAAACCGGCGTGCCCTATAACGCCGAATATCGGGTCCTGCGTCCCGATGGCAGTTACCTGTGGGTGCTCGCCAGCGGGTGTTGCGAGTTCAATGAGCAAGGTGAAGCGTTGCGCTTTCCAGGGGTGTTGATCGACATCCACGAACGCAAGATTGCCGAAGAGTCCTTGCTCAAGTTCACCCGCAACCTGGAGCAACGAGTCGCTGAAGAAGTCGAGGCGCGGCTGGCGGCCGAAGAGCAGCTGCGTCAATCACAGAAACTCGAAGCCATTGGCGGTCTCACCGGCGGGGTGGCCCATGACTTCAACAACCTGTTACAGGTGATCGCCGGCAACCTGCACTTGCTGGCGCGTCATGAGCCGGATAACGCCAACGTGCAGCGCCGGGTCGGCGCCTCAATTGCCGCAGTCGAGCGCGGGGCCAAATTGTCTTCGCAATTACTCGCCTTTGCCCGACGTCAGCCGTTGTCACCGGCCGTATGCGACCCACGGCAGATCTTCGAAGACCTCGGGGAATTATTGCAGCGCGCGCTGGGAGAGACGATCCAGATCAAGGTGTCCGCACCTGACGATCCATGGCACTTCTACGTGGACTGCAATCAACTGGAAAACGCCATTCTCAACCTTGCGATCAACGCCCGAGATGCCATGAACGGCGAGGGGACCATTGCCCTCAGCGCAGAGAACATCGTCCTCGACCGCAAGTTTTGCGCCGGCAAGGGCATCGTCGCTGGTGATTATGTCTGCGTGACGGTGGCGGACTCGGGCGTCGGCATGCCGCCGCAAGTGCTTGCACAGGCCTTCGAGCCGTTTTTCACCACCAAGGCTGATGGTCAAGGCACCGGCTTGGGTTTGAGTATGGTGTTCGGGTTCGTCAAACAGAGCGGCGGGCATATCGAGATTTCCAGCGTCGTCGGGCGGGGCACTCGGGTGCAGCTGTATTTCCCTCGCAGCTTGCGCCCGTTGCCTGACGAAACAATGCGCCATGCTCCGCAGCACCGGGGCGGGCATGAAACCATTCTGGTGGTCGAGGACAACGAAGCGGTGCGCAGTTCGGCCGTGGACTTGTTGTGCGAAGAGGGCTATCAGGTCCTGACCGCGGCCAACGGTGACCTGGCGATGCAGATGTTGCTCGACGGTGCGACAGTGGACCTGATCTTTACCGACGTGGTCATGCCCGGCTTGATCAAAAGCTCGGACCTGGCCGCCTGGGCCAAGGTGCAAAACCCTCCGGTGGCGGTGTTGTTTACCTCCGGACACACCCGCGACATCATTTCGCGCGATCACCAACTCAGCTCTGACACTTATTTGCTGAGCAAACCTTATGGTCCCGAGGCGCTGACACGAATGGTTCGTACGGTACTCGGTAGTTGA
- a CDS encoding DUF465 domain-containing protein yields the protein MPVTHDLYQDLRCTKEEIQQKRTKDPLLDSLLNKYTQADAEVVKAESAQSDAPSDEVLKKLKEKRVQVKDKIAERLKTPS from the coding sequence ATGCCGGTGACCCATGACCTTTATCAGGACTTGCGCTGCACGAAGGAAGAGATCCAGCAAAAACGCACCAAGGATCCGTTACTGGATTCACTGCTCAACAAGTACACCCAGGCGGACGCAGAGGTGGTGAAGGCCGAGTCCGCACAATCGGATGCGCCTAGCGATGAGGTACTGAAGAAGCTCAAGGAGAAGCGTGTGCAGGTCAAGGACAAGATCGCTGAGCGACTTAAGACGCCGTCCTGA
- a CDS encoding SMP-30/gluconolactonase/LRE family protein yields MKRPLKFRHWLLLLIIVISALLFLLPTKVQPVAWTPPTAPSLVEGIYADNQRLKGVKRVGAADIDGPEALLLEKDALITGLHDGRLIRTSLDGKTTQVLADTGGRPLGLARHPNGLLVIADGVKGLLSLDAQGRLIPLTTTANNLPFGFTNDVAIDKPGHYAYFSDSSSRWGYGKDGEAIIEHGGDGRLLRYNFQTGNTAVLLDKLEFANGVTLGPDDAFVLVNETGAYRISRYWLTGPKAGTHDLFIDNLPGLPDNLAFNGRDRFWVALYAPRNALLDTTAPYPLVRKMIVRAMTILPKPLEKRAFVLGLDLDGKVIANLQDASSGNYSPITTVREYGDWLYLGSLKARHMARLPLSAALK; encoded by the coding sequence ATGAAAAGACCCCTCAAGTTTCGGCATTGGTTGCTGCTGCTGATCATCGTGATCAGTGCCTTGCTGTTTCTATTGCCGACCAAGGTTCAACCGGTAGCCTGGACACCGCCAACGGCGCCCTCCCTCGTCGAGGGCATCTACGCCGACAATCAGCGACTCAAAGGCGTGAAACGGGTCGGTGCTGCTGACATCGACGGCCCTGAGGCGTTGCTGCTGGAGAAAGACGCCCTTATCACCGGCCTGCATGACGGCCGATTGATTCGCACCAGCCTCGACGGCAAAACCACCCAGGTGCTGGCTGATACCGGTGGCCGGCCGCTGGGCCTGGCGCGGCACCCCAATGGTTTGTTGGTGATCGCCGACGGGGTCAAAGGCTTGCTGTCGCTCGACGCTCAGGGCCGGTTGATTCCATTGACCACCACGGCCAACAACCTGCCCTTCGGTTTTACCAATGACGTGGCCATCGACAAGCCCGGGCATTACGCTTATTTCAGCGACTCCTCCAGCCGTTGGGGCTACGGCAAGGACGGCGAGGCGATCATCGAGCACGGTGGCGACGGCCGTTTGCTGCGTTATAACTTCCAGACAGGCAATACGGCGGTCCTGCTGGACAAACTGGAGTTCGCCAACGGCGTGACACTGGGGCCTGACGACGCGTTTGTGCTGGTCAATGAAACTGGCGCCTATCGCATCAGCCGCTATTGGCTGACCGGGCCGAAAGCCGGCACCCACGATCTGTTCATCGACAATTTGCCGGGGCTGCCGGACAACCTGGCATTCAATGGCCGCGACCGTTTCTGGGTGGCGCTGTATGCACCGCGCAATGCACTGCTCGACACCACGGCGCCCTACCCTCTGGTACGCAAAATGATCGTGCGGGCGATGACTATTCTGCCCAAGCCCCTGGAGAAGCGCGCCTTCGTCCTGGGGCTGGACCTCGACGGCAAAGTGATTGCCAATCTGCAGGACGCCAGCAGCGGCAACTACTCACCCATCACCACCGTGCGCGAATATGGGGACTGGTTGTATCTGGGGTCGCTGAAAGCCCGGCACATGGCGCGGTTGCCATTGAGTGCAGCACTGAAATAG
- a CDS encoding SRPBCC family protein, whose amino-acid sequence MRQTTEAFRARYRADIHPLYNPWLHGAFVLLFGLLAIGGFWRTVHQVQPLEWLAVPLTLLFFNFGVYVVHRHLGHHKKSLARMFYARHAGDHHSFFTPGHMTYDSARDWRVILFPAWLIVLHTLVITAPGWWLLAQFNSNVAGLFGGCMVLGYLTYEVFHACEHLPPGNPVTRLPWIRQMRRLHELHHRRELMQERNFNIVLPLMDYLFGTLYWEPEQAPPHLTRTSMTRMQHVIDIAGNPVAVLAYASTATHWPQWHPSSLKVDGQSGPLYAGERFEEDIRAGGLEGHLSWEVDEYLPGRRWRARARGSHGLSLMVTYECEVEGDDTRFVRTLEYSFSGLAMRIANRLVLKRRIERESAESMLALREMAQKHLALTGVSA is encoded by the coding sequence GTGAGGCAGACCACCGAAGCGTTCCGCGCGCGCTACCGTGCCGACATTCATCCGCTCTACAACCCTTGGTTGCACGGCGCCTTTGTGTTGCTGTTCGGGTTGCTGGCCATCGGCGGATTCTGGCGCACGGTGCATCAGGTGCAACCGCTGGAATGGCTGGCGGTGCCGCTGACCCTCTTGTTCTTCAACTTCGGCGTGTACGTCGTGCATCGGCATCTGGGGCACCACAAAAAGAGCCTGGCACGGATGTTCTACGCCCGTCACGCCGGTGACCATCACAGCTTTTTCACCCCCGGCCACATGACCTACGACAGCGCCCGGGACTGGCGGGTGATTCTGTTTCCAGCCTGGCTGATCGTGTTGCACACCCTCGTCATCACGGCGCCTGGCTGGTGGCTGCTGGCTCAGTTCAATAGCAACGTCGCGGGGCTGTTTGGCGGCTGCATGGTGCTCGGTTACCTGACCTACGAGGTGTTCCATGCCTGCGAACATCTACCGCCCGGCAACCCAGTGACGCGTTTGCCGTGGATCCGCCAGATGCGCCGTCTGCATGAGCTGCATCACCGTCGTGAGCTGATGCAGGAACGCAATTTCAATATCGTGTTGCCCCTGATGGACTACCTGTTCGGCACCCTCTACTGGGAACCGGAGCAAGCGCCCCCGCACCTGACGAGAACGTCCATGACCCGTATGCAGCATGTGATCGACATCGCTGGAAACCCAGTGGCTGTGCTCGCCTACGCCAGCACCGCGACCCATTGGCCGCAGTGGCATCCGTCCTCCCTCAAGGTCGACGGCCAGAGCGGCCCGCTGTATGCCGGGGAGCGATTCGAGGAAGACATTCGGGCCGGCGGGCTTGAGGGGCATTTGAGCTGGGAAGTCGACGAATACCTGCCCGGACGCCGCTGGAGGGCTCGGGCCCGAGGCAGTCATGGTCTGTCGTTGATGGTGACTTACGAGTGTGAGGTTGAGGGCGATGACACGCGGTTTGTCCGCACTTTGGAATACAGCTTCAGCGGCCTGGCAATGCGCATTGCCAATCGTCTGGTGCTCAAGCGGCGCATCGAGCGCGAATCGGCGGAGTCGATGCTGGCGTTACGCGAGATGGCGCAAAAACATCTGGCCCTGACAGGAGTCAGCGCATGA
- a CDS encoding LysR family transcriptional regulator — MDIDLARTFLEIVRHGSLAAAAEKLHVTQTAITARVQKLESQLGSTLFVRNRAGARLTPNGEAFVVYANQLVQTWEAARRDLPLPEGYRDVLHIGGEVSLCNPLMLSWAGELREKIPSHALRMEIRDGENLLRQLELGVLDAALVYQPEYWPRLQVEQVLEEKLILVRLAGRPDPYVYIDWGPDFRRQHDAALPEKAKAALSFNLGPLALQYILENGGSGYFRTRVVQSYLENGLLEQVPKAPEFSYPTYLVYSRDRDSATLQRAFDLLREVIKTDDDWSQRWNPLT; from the coding sequence ATGGACATCGACCTCGCCCGCACCTTTCTGGAAATTGTCCGCCACGGCAGCCTGGCCGCGGCGGCTGAAAAGCTGCACGTCACCCAGACCGCGATCACTGCCCGGGTGCAGAAGCTCGAAAGTCAGCTGGGCAGCACGCTGTTTGTGCGCAATCGCGCCGGCGCGCGCCTGACGCCGAACGGCGAGGCCTTTGTGGTTTACGCCAATCAACTGGTGCAGACCTGGGAAGCCGCACGCCGGGACTTGCCGCTGCCCGAGGGCTACCGCGACGTGCTGCACATCGGTGGCGAGGTCAGCCTGTGCAACCCGTTGATGCTCAGTTGGGCCGGGGAACTGCGCGAGAAGATTCCCAGCCACGCCCTGCGCATGGAAATCCGCGATGGCGAAAACCTGCTGCGCCAACTGGAATTGGGGGTGTTGGATGCGGCGCTGGTCTATCAGCCCGAGTACTGGCCACGCCTGCAAGTCGAGCAGGTGCTGGAAGAAAAACTGATCCTGGTGCGCCTGGCCGGACGGCCCGATCCTTACGTGTATATCGACTGGGGCCCTGACTTCCGTCGTCAGCACGATGCCGCGCTGCCGGAAAAAGCCAAGGCAGCCCTGAGCTTCAACCTCGGCCCGCTGGCCTTGCAATACATCCTGGAAAACGGCGGCAGCGGCTATTTCCGCACTCGGGTGGTCCAGAGTTACCTGGAAAACGGCTTGCTGGAACAAGTGCCCAAAGCTCCGGAGTTCAGCTACCCGACCTATCTGGTTTACTCCCGGGACCGCGACTCGGCGACTCTGCAACGGGCGTTCGACTTGCTGCGGGAAGTGATCAAGACGGACGACGACTGGTCCCAGCGCTGGAACCCGCTGACCTGA